The genomic region GCTTGACCGGCTGGCCGGTGTAGCCCTGGTACTTGTACGTCTCCCAGTTGGCGCGGGCGAGCTTGCCCGTCACCGTGATCGTCTTGCCCTTCTTCACCGGCTCCGGTGCGGCGTTGACGTTCAGCGTCGAGACGCGCTGGACGTGCATCGTCCTGAACTTGTCGTTGTCGACCGAGTCGTAGTCCTTGGCGAGCGCCGCCGCGGCGACCTTCCACGTTCCGGCGAGGTCGTTCTTGTACAGGTCGTAGTGCGGGTCGACCTTGAAGGTGATCTTGCAGGTCGAGGTGGTGGCGTTGACCTTGGTGCACTTGGCGATCTGGGCCGTGTCGTCGGACACGTCCGGGCCGAGGTACCCGTCGACGTGGTCGATGTCGGCGCCGTGCCAGAGGTAGACGATGGCGTCCTGGATGCCCGAGTCGTCGGTGGCGGTGACGGTCGCCGTGATGGTCTTCGGGACCGTGGTGCCGAGGGTGATGTCCTTGCCGCCGTTCACGACGACGCTGGTGATCTTCGTGTCGGCTACGGCGCGGCTGATCTTCGCCTTCGCTCCGAACGGCGAGGCCGCGAGCCGGGCGACGGGGGTTTCGTCCGCCTGCGCGGAGGCCGGGAAGGCGAGAGCGGAGAGGGCCAGGGCGCCGGAGACGGCAACGACAGTGGCACGTATACGCATGTTTTTGTTCCCCATGTGGAGAAGGGGACCCGCGGAGGTTTCGTCCATCCGCGTGGCCCATGTGGTCTGCGAAGCCTGGTGGCTTCACAGACCAGACCTGCGACGCGCGTGAATGGTTGTACCAGGTGTGAAGATTTCGAAACCGTGTGGTGAACCACGCCGTACGCCGGTCGTTCTCAATCGAACCAGCGGTCGCGTGCCAGCTCCTCCGTACGTGACGGGTCCTCCAGCAGCGCCGCGACCTCGAACCGGCGCGGCCACTGTCCGGCCGCCCAGGCGAGGCCCGCGGCCACGCCCTCCAGGGTGGCTGCGTGGAGCACCCCGTCGCGGGTCCGGTGCCAGTCCAGTTCGACGCCGCCCGCGAGGAGTTCCTCGTGTTCCAGGTACGTCGCCGGGGTGCCGGGGCCGAGCAGCGTACGGACCGCTTCCGGCACCGGGTGCTCCTCGCCCGCCGTGGTCACCTCGGCGTCCACCGTCTCGCTCAGCCGCCTGATCTGGAGCAGCTCGGCCAGCTCCGCGGCGCGCGCCGGGGCGACCGGGAGCAGCGGGGCCCCGGACGTCAGCGGGAGCAGGTCGGGCGCGTCGGCGACCAGCGCATCGGCCGCGTCCACCACCCGTACTTCTCCGTCCACCACGGCCCGCAACTCGTCCGGGAGGGTGACCTGTTCGGGATCGAGCAGGGCCAACTCCCCGTACAGCGCGTGCAGCTGACGGGACGACACCTCACGGTCCGGGTCGGCGAGCCGGTTCAGCAGCTCGGCCGCGCCGCCGGGCTCGTCGAGCAGGGCGGCCACCGAGGTCCGCACGCCGAGGGCGCGCAGCACCTGCTCGTCGTCGAAGCCGGTCGCGTCCACCTCGTCGTACAGCCCGGCCAGCAGCGGATCGCCGCCCGCCGACCGCAGCCCCGCCGGACGACGGCCGTCGAGCACCGGGTGATCGCGCAGCCACCAGGCGGTGTACGGACGTACGGAGGCCGTCGTCCCGTCCGGCAGCAGCACCCGCACCGGCTGGGTCAGCGCGTCCCGCAGCGGCGGCCGGGCGAGCAGGGCGAGGGCCTGCGGCCACTTGTCGTCGTCGACCAGGTCCAGGTCCCGTACCGCGACCAGCTCCGTCGCGACCGGCGGCACCGGGGTCTCCGGCAGCTGGTCGAGCACGTCCTCGCACCAGACGTCCACGGCGTCCAGCAGCCCGGCGTCGTCCGGTTCCGCGAAGTCGCCCTCGCGCGGGTCGAGTTCGTCGGGATCGAGGACGACATCCGTGGTGCGTACGAGGGCGAAGGTGGCCAGCACCCCGCAGGCGGTCAGCGGCTGTTCGCCCCAGCGGTCGGCCAGTTCGCTGTCGCAGAGGGCCAGTTCGCCCTCGCGCATGAGCTGCGCGAACGGGCTGCCGGGCAGGACCAGTTCACCGGCCGGGGCGGACTCGCCGTCCTCGTCGGGCAGGGCGAGCGCGGCCAGCCACGGTTCGTCCCCGGGCTCCAGGTCCGCCTCCCGGACGAGGGCCAGGACGACCTCGGCCAGCTCGTCCGGGTCGAGCGCGTCGCTGTCCCAGGCCTCGCCGTCGTCCAGGGAGGCCGCGACGGCGGCCCGCACCTGGGGGGTCGTCAGTACCGCGCGCGGCGTGGCGGGCAGGG from Streptomyces sp. NBC_01267 harbors:
- a CDS encoding DUF5707 domain-containing protein, encoding MRIRATVVAVSGALALSALAFPASAQADETPVARLAASPFGAKAKISRAVADTKITSVVVNGGKDITLGTTVPKTITATVTATDDSGIQDAIVYLWHGADIDHVDGYLGPDVSDDTAQIAKCTKVNATTSTCKITFKVDPHYDLYKNDLAGTWKVAAAALAKDYDSVDNDKFRTMHVQRVSTLNVNAAPEPVKKGKTITVTGKLARANWETYKYQGYTGQPVKLQFRKKNSNTYTTVKTIKTNSTGNLKTTVKAVEDGYWRYNFAGTTTTPAVVATGDFVDVK